The following are from one region of the Culicoides brevitarsis isolate CSIRO-B50_1 unplaced genomic scaffold, AGI_CSIRO_Cbre_v1 contig_59, whole genome shotgun sequence genome:
- the LOC134836544 gene encoding pupal cuticle protein Edg-91-like has translation MKFILGVVLAVFLIASAVAVPYARPIFGFGGGGFGGSNSYANAGSSSFGGGYGGFPGYGGGFSGSNAYANAGSSSFGGGFGR, from the exons ATGAAATTCATTCTTGGAGTCGTTTTAGCTGTATTTTTGATTGCAAGTGCCGTTGCTGTCCCCTACGCTAGACCCATCTTCGGATTTGGCGGCGGCGGTTTCGGAGGATCGaact caTACGCTAACGCTGGCTCAAGCTCCTTCGGAGGCGGTTATGGCGGATTCCCCGGATATGGAGGCGGTTTTAGCGGATCAAATGCATACGCAAATGCCGGATCAAGCTCCTTCGGAGGCGGCTTTGGTCGATAA